Part of the Vitis vinifera cultivar Pinot Noir 40024 chromosome 13, ASM3070453v1 genome is shown below.
ttgaggtgttcctccatattttgtcttcaaattcttcatattttttttcaaattcttcaatctCAGAACAATCTTAGAGGTGAAGAGATTACGACAccatcctttttatttattgagtacaagagttttacaaaatatattaccaaaatttaaatccTTGCGCGTGTTGTCATTGTGTGAATACTACATAACAGATGTGCCTGATTCAATACACAATTTAAAACAGTTGCGTTACTTGGATCTCTCTACAACAATGATTGAAAGATTACCTGAATCAATATGTTGTTTGTGCAATTTACAAACAATGATGTTGAGTAAATGTAGGTGTCTTCTTGAATTGCCTTCAAAAATGAGGAAGTTGATTAATTTGCGCTATCTTGATATTAGTGGGTCTAATTCATTGAAAGAAATGCCAAATGATATAGATCAATTAAAAAGTTTGCAGAAATTGCCTAATTTTACTGTGGTCGGAGAAAGTGGATTCAGATTTGGAGAATTGTGGAAGCTTTCAGATATTAGAGGAAaacttgaaatttcaaaaatggaGAATGTGGTGGGTGTTGAGGATGCATTGCAGGCGCATATGAAGGATAAGAAATACCTTGATGAGTTATCCTTGAATTGGAGTCACTACCGGATTGGGGATTATGTTAGACAAAGTGGGGCAACAGATGATATTCTTAATAGGCTAACACCtcatccaaatttaaaaaagttgTCCATTGGAGGGTATCCTGGTCTAACATTTCCAGATTGGCTTGGAGATGGATCATTTTCAAATCTCGTGTCCCTTCAGCTTTCAAATTGTGGGAATTGCTCAACATTGCCGCCATTGGGGCAGCTACCTTGTCTTGAACATATAAAGATCTCAGAAATGAGTGGAGTAGTGAGGGTGGGTAGTGAGTTTTATGGGAATTCTTCTTCCTTGCTGCATTCCTCATTCCCATCCCTGCACACTCTATCATTTGAAGATATGTCCAATTGGGAGAAATGGTTATGTTGTGGAGGCAGACATGGAGAATTCCCTCGTCTCCAGGAGCTTTCTATAAGTGACTGTCCAAAACTCACTGGGGAATTACCAATGCACCTTCCTTCATTGAAGGAACTTAACCTTCGAAATTGCCCACAGCTGCTTGTGCCTACACTCAACGTTCCTGCTGCCCGTGCATTGCAGTTGAAAAGGCAAACTTGTGGCTTCTTCATAGCTAGTCAAACTtcagaaattgaaatttcagaCGTCTCTCAGTTGAAGCAACTTCCTGTGGTACCCCACAGTCTCTACATTAGAAAATGTGATTCTGTGGAGTCTCTACTAGAGGAGGAAATCCTGCAAACCAACATGTACAGATTGAAAATTTGTGACTCTTCTTTTTCCAGGTCCCCGAGCAAAGTTGGTTTACCCACTACATTGAGATCACTATCGATCTCCGACTTTTCCAGAGTGGACCTTCTTCTACCTGAGTTGTTCAGATGCCATCACCCGGTCCTCGAAAATCTATCAATCAATGGCGGTACATGTGATTCTCTCTCGTTGTCCTTCTCAATATTGGACATCTTCCCCAGGTTGACTTATTTCGAAATATATGGTCTTAAGGGGCTTGAGGAGCTCTGCATCTCGATTTCAGAGGGGGATCCCACATCTCTTAGTAATTTGAAGATCTATGGGTGCCCTAATCTTGTATACATCCAACTGCCCGCTCTCGATTTGATGTGCCATGAGATTTGCAATTGCTCCAATCTCAAATTGCTGGCGCACACCCATTCATCTCTGCAGAAACTGAGTTTAGAGGATTGTCCAGAATTGTTGTTGCACAGAGAGGGTTTGCCTTCCAACCTAAGGGAACTTGAAATATGGACCTGCAACCAACTCACGCCACAGCTGGACTGGGATTTGCAAAGACTGACCTCTCTTACTCATTTCAGAATCTATGGTGGATGTGAAGACGTGGAATTATTTCCCAAGGAGTGTCTGCTGCCTTCTTCTCTAACTCATCTTTCAATCGGGAATCTTCCAAATCTCAAGTCTCTTGACAGCAGGGGGCTTCAACAACTCACCTCTCTTCTACAATTACACATCGGGAACTGCCCTGAGCTCCAATTCTCAACAGGATCTGTTCTTCAACGCCTTATCTCTCTCAAGGAATTACGAATCTGGTCGTGCCGAAGGCTCCAATCCTTGACAGAAGCGGGTCTTCACCACCTCACGACTCTTGAAACCTTAAGAATCAGCGGCTGCCCTAAGGTCCAGTACTTGACAAAAGAGAGACTGCCAGACTCCCTCTCTTATCTGTTTGTCTACGATTGTCCTTCACTGGAACAACGGTGCCAATTTGAGAAAGGGCAAGAATGGCGTTATATATCTCACATTCCAAAAATATTGATCAATCGTGTGCTATTTTAATGGAAGTGGCACTGCACCAACACATGGGCAGGTAATTGTTGTGTgcttaaaactt
Proteins encoded:
- the LOC104877378 gene encoding putative disease resistance protein At3g14460, with the translated sequence MIERLPESICCLCNLQTMMLSKCRCLLELPSKMRKLINLRYLDISGSNSLKEMPNDIDQLKSLQKLPNFTVVGESGFRFGELWKLSDIRGKLEISKMENVVGVEDALQAHMKDKKYLDELSLNWSHYRIGDYVRQSGATDDILNRLTPHPNLKKLSIGGYPGLTFPDWLGDGSFSNLVSLQLSNCGNCSTLPPLGQLPCLEHIKISEMSGVVRVGSEFYGNSSSLLHSSFPSLHTLSFEDMSNWEKWLCCGGRHGEFPRLQELSISDCPKLTGELPMHLPSLKELNLRNCPQLLVPTLNVPAARALQLKRQTCGFFIASQTSEIEISDVSQLKQLPVVPHSLYIRKCDSVESLLEEEILQTNMYRLKICDSSFSRSPSKVGLPTTLRSLSISDFSRVDLLLPELFRCHHPVLENLSINGGTCDSLSLSFSILDIFPRLTYFEIYGLKGLEELCISISEGDPTSLSNLKIYGCPNLVYIQLPALDLMCHEICNCSNLKLLAHTHSSLQKLSLEDCPELLLHREGLPSNLRELEIWTCNQLTPQLDWDLQRLTSLTHFRIYGGCEDVELFPKECLLPSSLTHLSIGNLPNLKSLDSRGLQQLTSLLQLHIGNCPELQFSTGSVLQRLISLKELRIWSCRRLQSLTEAGLHHLTTLETLRISGCPKVQYLTKERLPDSLSYLFVYDCPSLEQRCQFEKGQEWRYISHIPKILINRVLF